Genomic segment of Streptomyces longhuiensis:
GGGCGAGCCCGAGGTCGCCGACCCGCTCCAGGTGTGGGAAGGGATGCGCGGCAAGCCCGCCGACCGCGACGAGCCGCCGGCCGGGGCCGTGCTCGTCGACGTGCCGGGCGGCGGGCCCGGCACCGGGTCCGTACGGGCGCGCCTCGTCCTGCTGCCGGTCGCGGCCCCGCTGGCGCCCGTGCACCGGATCGCGGCGGAACGGGCGGCGAGCAGCCTCGCCGTCGTCCTGATGCAGGCCCGCCAGGAGGAGGAGCTGGCGGCGCGCGGCCGCGGTGACTTCCTCACGGATCTCGCGGAGGGCCGGATCACGCCCGACGACGCCCCGGCGCAGGCGCGTGTCCTCGGGTTCAAGCCGGGCGGCCAGGGGCCGCTGCTGCCGGTCGTGATGCGGCTGCCCGAGGCGTCGGTGGGCTCGGTGGGCCTCTCCCCCGGCGGCGGCTGGGCGGTGCTGGCCCGGGCGGTCGCCGAGGAGCTGGCCGCGGTCGGGGTTCCGGTCCTGCTCGGCGTACGGCCCGTCGAGGGGCGCGTCCCCCTGCTGCTCGGGCTGCGGTCGGACTCGGAGCGCACGGCGGTCGCGGACCGGGTGGCGGCGGCGCTGCGGGCGGGGGTCGAGCGGGCGGGCATGCAGCGTGCCGGGACGCAGCCGCCGGTCGTCGTGGTCGGCGGCGCGGGCGGCTGGGCCGCGGCCGCGGCCGGCCTGCGGCACGCGGCCGAGACGGCCACGGCGGCGCAGGGTCTGTCGGACCGGCCCTGGTACGACGCGCGGCGCCTCGACATCGACCTGCTGCTGTGGCGGCTGCGGGACCATCCGGACCTGGCGGCGTTCGTGGAGCGTGCGATCGGGCCTCTCCAGGCCCACGACCGCCGCGCCAAGCCGCCGCTCCTTCCCACGCTCCAGACGTATCTGGCGCACGCGGGCCGCAAGGCGGAGACGGCCCGCGAACTCCATCTGAACCGTCAGACGCTCTACAACCGCCTGGCCCGCATAGGGGAGTTGCTCGGCACGGACCTGGACGACCCGCAGACGGTACTCGCGTTGAGCCTGGCGCTGCGGGCGCGCAGGCATGTGGGGTGAGCGTCGGGCCTCGGCCAGGTCAGCCCGGCGGCCGGGCCCCCGTCAACTCGTCGTAGATGCTGAGCACTTGGGCCACCGTCTCGTCCTCCGTCGGCCATGAGGCCGCCTGCAGCGTGCCTCGCTCCTTGAGCTGGTCGCGGCGCGCGGGGTCGGACAGGAGGCGGGTGACGGTGTCGGCGAGGGCGCGCGCGTCGCCGTAGGGGACGAGTTCCGCCGCGTCGCCCACGAGTTCGGGGATGCCGCCGACGTCGGTGGCGACGAGCGGCACGCGCACGTGGAGCGCCTCCTGCGCGAGGACCGAGCGGGACTCCCAACTGCTGGCCAGCAGAGCCACATCGGCGGCCGCGAGCAGTTCGGAGACGTCGTCACGGCGCCCCACGAGCCGTACGGGCAGTTGCTCGCTCTCGATCCGGCGCTGGAGCGCGCCCCGCTCCGGCCCCTCGCCCGCGATGACGAGGAGCGGCACGGGGTCGAGGTGGCGCCAGGTGCGCGCGGCGTCCAGCAGCGTCCCGTAGCCGCGGTGCTTCACGAGGCTGCCGACGGCCATCAGCAACGGCCGTTCCACAGCGCCGAGTTCGGCCCGCGCCTTGTACTGCATGCGCTCCGGGTCCTCAGGTCCCTCGGGTCCGGGCACCGGCACGGCTTCCGACGAATCGGGGCGGCGCGGCGCCGGGAAGGCGACCGCGGCCAGCCTGGCGTCACGGGCACCACGGACACGCGCTCGCTCGACGAGGTCCGAGGACGTGCCGAGGACCACGGAAGCGGCCCTCGCCACCCGCCGTTCGAGCAGCCGCAGCAGGTGGGCGCGGGCTCCCTCGGCGTGGGAGCGGGTGTGCCAGGTGACGACGAGGGGCGTGGTCCGGCCGCTGAGCGCGAGGGACGCGCGGAGCCCCGCGTGCAGCCCGTGCGCGTGGACGAGGTCGGCGTCGGCGCAGGCGAGCCGGAGCGCTGCGACGGATCCGGGGTCGCTGCTGCGGGGCACGGTGACGTGCTGGGCGCCGACGTCCGCGAAGCCGTAGACGTGCGCGACCTCGGCGGGGGCGCAGACGGTGACGCGTACTCCCCTGGCGACGAGCCCGGCGGCCAGCGACCTGACGTGCGTGCTGCTTCCGGCGCTGCCGCCGCCCAGCACTTGCACGGTGCGCAGCGGCGACTGGCCGTGCGCTGGCTGGCTGCTCACGTGACTCACGTGGCCGGGGCTCCTGGGTCGGTCGGTGCGGGACGCGCGGGGATGTCGCGCCGTGACGGTCTGGGCCAAGGATGCCAGCCCGTACGGGCGTTCCGGCACCGGGCCGGAGTCCCGACCGTGTCGGAGTGGGCAACACGTCGCACGGGATCACTCACACGCGTGAATTCAGGCGTGTCGGGCTGACTTCGCCCCGCGGGCCAATGCGGTCACTTTGTCCCCGTATGCCGCGGCGAGGACCAGTCCGGCCGCGTGCGCGAGGAGTCCGGCGCGCCCGTTCCCGGCGACGACGGCGACGCCGAGCGCCGCGCCCAGGGCGTGGGCCCCGGTGTCGCCGATCATGGTGCGCCCGTCGAGATCCTCCGGCAGGACCGCTGCCACCGCGCCCATGGGAGCCGCGGCGACGGCCCCTTTGAGCAGTCCGGGCGCCCCGAGCGCGAGCACGGCAGCCGCCGCCCGCCCGGGCCGTACGTCCACCAGGTTCACGAGGTGCGCCGCGCCGGCGATCACGACACCGGCGAGCGCCTTGTCCACGGCCCGTTCCTCGAGCAGCGAACCGGCGACGAGCCCCGCGGCGGAGATACCGATCAACTTCACGGCCCCGCTGGTCAGTTCGCCGTCGCGCAGCGCCGACAGATGGGCCCGGAACCCGCTGCGCGGATCACCGGCGCCCGCCACGTCGTCGTACGCGCCGCACGCCCCCGCCGCGAGCACGGCCAGGACGGCGGCCCGGCGAGCGGGCCCCGAGGCGGCGGCGGCCGCACCGACGACGGCCCCGGCCACGACGGCCGGTCCGGCGCACAGGTCCACCGCCCGGCCCGCGAAGTTCGTCCGCTCCCACAGGGCAGGCCCACCCGGCCTGGCCCTCCGCAGCGCCGCATACCCCGCCCGGGCCACGCCGGCACCGGCCGCGAGAGCCGCGAACCGGCCCACCGCACGCTTCCCCATGGGTGGTTACGCGTCCGCTCGGGCGGTGGCGAGCAGTTCCTCCGCGTGCGCCCGCGCCGTCTCGGAGTCCTCCTGGCCCGCCAGCATCCGGGACAGCTCCCGGACCCGGTCCTCGCCCTCGAGGACGGTGACGCCGGACCGGGTCACGGTCCCGTCGTTCGTCTTCTCCACGAGGAGCTGCCGGTCGGCGAACGCCGCCACCTGCGGAAGGTGCGTGACGACCACGACCTGCGCCGACTTGGCGAGCTTGGCGAGGCGCCGGCCGATCTCCACGGCCGCCTTGCCGCCGACGCCCGCGTCGACCTCGTCGAACAGATACGTGGGCACGGGATCGGTCCCGGCGAACACGACCTCCACGGCGAGCATCACGCGGGACAGCTCACCGCCAGAGGCGCCCTTGGCGATCGGCCGCGGCGGGGCGCCCGGGTGCGGCGCGAGCAGCAGCTCGACCTCGTCCACACCGGAGGGGCCGTAGGCGACCGTGCGCCCGTCGAGCTCGACGCCGTCCGGGTCGTCGGTGCGCCGGATGTCGAAGGACACGCGCGCGTGGGGCATGGCGAGCGAGGCCAGCTCCTGCGTGACGGCTTCCGCGAAGCGTGACGCCGCCTCCGTGCGGGAGTCCGTCAACGCCTGCGCCAGGACGCCCAGTTCACTGCGGAGGCCGTCCCGTTCGGCGGTCAGCTCACCGACCCGGTCGTCGTCCCCGTCGAGTTCGAGCAGCCGCGCCGAACCCTGCTCGGCCCAGGCGAGCACCTGATCGATGGAATCCCCGTACTTGCGCGTGAGCTGCGTCAGCGCGGCCCGCCGCTCCTCGACCGCCGCGAGCCGCAGCGGGTCCGCGTCCAGGTCGTCGGCGTATCCGGCGAGTTCCCCCGCCACGTCGGACAGGAGGATGCCGATCTCGCCGATCCGGTCGGCCAGCGCGGACAGGGCCGGGTCGTGGGAACGCACGGCGTCGAGCGCGCGGTTCGCGCCGCCCACGAGTGTGGTGGCGTCGACGCCCTCGGGGTCCTCGGGGTTGCCCGCGAGCGCGGCGTGCGCGGCGGAGGCGGCCGAGGCGAGCGCCTCCGCGTGACCGAGCCGCTCGGCCTCCGCCGACAGCTCGACGTCCTCGCCGGCGCGCGGCTCGACGGCCGCGATCTCGTCGAGTCCGAAGCGCAGCAGATCTGCTTCCTGGGCGCGTTCACGCGCGCGCGTGACGATGGTGTCGAGCTCGGTGCTGACGGCTCGCAGACGGCGATACGCGGCCTGGTACTTGGTGAGCGGCACGGCGACCGCGTCGCCCGCGTACCGGTCGAGGGCCCCGCGTTGCCGGGACAGCTTGAGCAGCCCCTGCTGATCGGTCTGGCCGTGCACGGCGACGAGCTCGTCGGCGAGCTCGGTCAGCATGCCCACCGGCACCGAACGCCCGCCGAGATGCGCCCGTGAGCGCCC
This window contains:
- a CDS encoding PucR family transcriptional regulator, with product MDTQAPHSSAPGTQGGITVQRALELPGLRSGLPEVVAGGDRLQRTVRWVHAGEVPNIASLLKGGELLLTTGFGIGTRPAEQRAFVRKLADRGISALVIELGQRFARLPAALVETARAAGLPLVQLHREVPFVTVTEEVHTEIVNGHYALLQRAEEVHRRCTEALLGGGGVPQVLRILAEFSGNPVFLETADGQLLYAAGGEPEVADPLQVWEGMRGKPADRDEPPAGAVLVDVPGGGPGTGSVRARLVLLPVAAPLAPVHRIAAERAASSLAVVLMQARQEEELAARGRGDFLTDLAEGRITPDDAPAQARVLGFKPGGQGPLLPVVMRLPEASVGSVGLSPGGGWAVLARAVAEELAAVGVPVLLGVRPVEGRVPLLLGLRSDSERTAVADRVAAALRAGVERAGMQRAGTQPPVVVVGGAGGWAAAAAGLRHAAETATAAQGLSDRPWYDARRLDIDLLLWRLRDHPDLAAFVERAIGPLQAHDRRAKPPLLPTLQTYLAHAGRKAETARELHLNRQTLYNRLARIGELLGTDLDDPQTVLALSLALRARRHVG
- a CDS encoding glycosyltransferase family 4 protein, whose protein sequence is MSHVSSQPAHGQSPLRTVQVLGGGSAGSSTHVRSLAAGLVARGVRVTVCAPAEVAHVYGFADVGAQHVTVPRSSDPGSVAALRLACADADLVHAHGLHAGLRASLALSGRTTPLVVTWHTRSHAEGARAHLLRLLERRVARAASVVLGTSSDLVERARVRGARDARLAAVAFPAPRRPDSSEAVPVPGPEGPEDPERMQYKARAELGAVERPLLMAVGSLVKHRGYGTLLDAARTWRHLDPVPLLVIAGEGPERGALQRRIESEQLPVRLVGRRDDVSELLAAADVALLASSWESRSVLAQEALHVRVPLVATDVGGIPELVGDAAELVPYGDARALADTVTRLLSDPARRDQLKERGTLQAASWPTEDETVAQVLSIYDELTGARPPG
- the recN gene encoding DNA repair protein RecN encodes the protein MRIRSLGVIDDAVVELSPGFTAVTGETGAGKTMVVTSLGLLLGGRADPALVRIGAKAAVVEGRITVPEGTAAVVRAQEAGAELDDGALLISRTVSAEGRSRAHLGGRSVPVGMLTELADELVAVHGQTDQQGLLKLSRQRGALDRYAGDAVAVPLTKYQAAYRRLRAVSTELDTIVTRARERAQEADLLRFGLDEIAAVEPRAGEDVELSAEAERLGHAEALASAASAAHAALAGNPEDPEGVDATTLVGGANRALDAVRSHDPALSALADRIGEIGILLSDVAGELAGYADDLDADPLRLAAVEERRAALTQLTRKYGDSIDQVLAWAEQGSARLLELDGDDDRVGELTAERDGLRSELGVLAQALTDSRTEAASRFAEAVTQELASLAMPHARVSFDIRRTDDPDGVELDGRTVAYGPSGVDEVELLLAPHPGAPPRPIAKGASGGELSRVMLAVEVVFAGTDPVPTYLFDEVDAGVGGKAAVEIGRRLAKLAKSAQVVVVTHLPQVAAFADRQLLVEKTNDGTVTRSGVTVLEGEDRVRELSRMLAGQEDSETARAHAEELLATARADA